The Mixophyes fleayi isolate aMixFle1 chromosome 1, aMixFle1.hap1, whole genome shotgun sequence genome includes a region encoding these proteins:
- the NFIL3 gene encoding nuclear factor interleukin-3-regulated protein has protein sequence MQLRKMPTIKKEQECADSRSSMENILVLNSNMPDMSESMDSSNDMLYNEGMVGKNKSTSCRRKREFIPDEKKDAMYWEKRRKNNEAAKRSREKRRLNDMVLENKLIALGEENATLKTELLSLKLKFGLISSTSYAQEIQKVTAATAMYFQEYGAANSNGRSYSEDHDIPLISSSCISVIKHSPQSSISDVSEVSSGEHVQPSSIQNNCRTSESKFQMIKQEPMEIERFSREPREENPSYTTSIYRNYIGSTFSAYSHSPPLLQINSSSSNSPRTSEADEGVVGKTSDVEDEQQVPKGPIHSPADLKNGHTTVIKVPEVNSSALPHKLRIKTKAMQVKVEALENVFDATQKLPLPIDMSSKRHFSPEQHSSETLVHSSLSPLSVQVTNIPDWPIKSGQWHHRELDRLPNICKTAGIVGMTDNVYKAPEPESLYLKRGIANLSAEVASLKRLIVTQEICTSDSS, from the coding sequence ATGCAGCTGAGGAAAATGCCTACCATTAAAAAAGAGCAGGAATGTGCTGATTCAAGAAGCAGCATGGAAAACATACTTGTGCTTAATTCTAATATGCCTGACATGTCTGAATCAATGGACTCCAGTAATGATATGTTGTACAACGAGGGGATGGTCGGGAAAAACAAGTCCACATCATGTCGCAGGAAAAGGGAATTTATTCCTGATGAAAAGAAAGATGCTATGTACTGGGAGAAAAGAAGGAAAAACAATGAGGCTGCAAAAAGATCCCGAGAAAAACGCAGGCTAAATGACATGGTTCTGGAAAATAAACTAATTGCATTGGGAGAGGAAAACGCAACCCTGAAAACAGAACTGCTGTCACTAAAGCTTAAATTTGGTTTAATAAGTTCCACATCATATGCTCAAGAAATACAAAAAGTTACTGCAGCTACAGCTATGTATTTTCAGGAATACGGAGCTGCCAATTCAAATGGAAGGTCCTACTCAGAAGACCATGACATTCCTCTCATAAGCAGTAGCTGTATTTCTGTCATCAAGCACTCCCCACAGAGCTCTATTTCAGATGTGTCTGAGGTATCATCTGGAGAACATGTCCAACCAAGCTCCATCCAAAACAACTGCAGAACTTCTGAAAGTAAGTTTCAAATGATAAAGCAGGAACCCATGGAAATAGAGCGCTTTTCTCGGGAGCCTAGAGAAGAAAATCCTTCCTACACAACATCAATCTATCGGAATTATATTGGAAGTACATTTTCTGCGTACTCACATTCACCCCCTCTGCTGCAAATTAATAGTTCCTCCAGCAACTCACCGAGAACATCAGAGGCCGATGAGGGTGTGGTAGGAAAGACTTCTGATGTGGAGGATGAGCAACAGGTTCCTAAAGGTCCTATCCATTCCCCTGCTGACCTGAAAAATGGTCATACAACAGTCATAAAGGTCCCAGAGGTGAATTCCTCAGCACTGCCCCACAAACTGCGAATTAAGACAAAAGCTATGCAGGTTAAAGTGGAAGCACTGGAAAATGTCTTTGATGCCACACAAAAACTGCCCTTGCCAATTGACATGTCCTCAAAAAGGCACTTTTCACCCGAACAACATAGTAGCGAAACCCTGGTACATTCATCTTTGTCCCCTTTGTCAGTTCAAGTGACTAATATCCCAGACTGGCCAATAAAATCAGGACAGTGGCACCATAGGGAACTTGATAGACTCCCAAATATTTGTAAAACTGCTGGAATTGTTGGAATGACAGACAATGTCTACAAAGCTCCTGAGCCAGAGAGCTTGTATTTAAAGCGAGGTATAGCAAATTTATCTGCTGAGGTTGCCTCACTCAAAAGACTTATAGTTACCCAAGAAATCTGTACTTCAGATTCCAGTTAA